The Nitriliruptor alkaliphilus DSM 45188 genome includes a region encoding these proteins:
- a CDS encoding AAA family ATPase, with amino-acid sequence MSPAAADGVGGGQVPAAPPLLPPGVTDPAELGALLAEAGYLADEGLATAAYLTLALRRPLLLEGDAGVGKTAVAHALAQVLGAPLIRLQCYEGLDASQALYDWNFPRQILHLRTAEATGRAEASPEAAAALEDELYDRRFLVARPILQALETSPSVLLIDEVDRADDEFEALLLEVLSDVTVTVPELGTIRAAQPPVVVLTSNRTREVHDALKRRCYYHWVEHPSFEREVAIVRTRLPDVGERLAREVTSAVHVLRDQDLLKPPGVAETLDWTQALVALGADHLDADRAAATLGSVLKFREDVERIRAIDVGQLVVRAATGG; translated from the coding sequence GTGAGCCCGGCTGCGGCCGACGGTGTGGGCGGCGGGCAGGTCCCCGCCGCTCCACCCCTGCTACCCCCGGGCGTCACCGACCCGGCGGAGCTCGGCGCCCTGCTCGCGGAGGCCGGCTACCTCGCCGACGAGGGCCTCGCGACCGCCGCCTACCTCACCCTCGCGTTGCGGCGGCCGCTGCTGCTCGAGGGGGATGCGGGCGTCGGCAAGACCGCCGTGGCGCACGCGTTGGCGCAGGTCCTCGGCGCGCCGTTGATCCGGTTGCAGTGCTACGAGGGGCTCGACGCGTCCCAGGCGCTGTACGACTGGAACTTCCCCCGGCAGATCCTCCACCTGCGGACCGCCGAGGCGACCGGCCGCGCCGAGGCCTCGCCCGAGGCGGCCGCGGCGCTCGAGGACGAGCTCTACGACCGGCGTTTCCTGGTCGCGCGCCCGATCCTGCAGGCGCTCGAGACCTCACCGTCGGTGCTGCTGATCGACGAGGTCGACCGCGCCGACGACGAGTTCGAGGCGCTGCTGCTCGAGGTGCTGTCCGACGTGACGGTCACGGTGCCCGAGCTCGGGACCATCCGAGCCGCGCAGCCGCCGGTGGTGGTGCTGACCAGCAACCGCACCCGCGAGGTCCACGACGCGCTGAAGCGCCGCTGCTACTACCACTGGGTCGAGCACCCGAGCTTCGAGCGCGAGGTCGCCATCGTGCGGACCCGCCTGCCGGACGTCGGGGAGCGGCTCGCCCGCGAGGTCACCTCGGCCGTCCACGTCCTGCGTGACCAGGACCTGCTCAAGCCCCCCGGCGTGGCCGAGACTCTGGACTGGACCCAGGCCCTCGTCGCTCTCGGCGCCGACCACCTCGACGCCGACCGGGCCGCCGCCACCCTGGGATCGGTGCTCAAGTTCCGCGAGGACGTCGAACGCATCCGCGCCATCGACGTCGGTCAGCTCGTGGTCCGGGCGGCGACCGGTGGGTGA
- a CDS encoding vWA domain-containing protein, with protein sequence MGDRPVRAAGDLAPDLTASAVGLARTLRAAGVDASPERVHAFLTALGMLGAEDRQAVYWAGRVTMCAGPDDVERYDRVFAAFFDGESVTGRAVVRRRVNLGPQALGDAVGGTGDDEVPTVDAQAVTRRASRQELLRHRDVSDLDDRERTELHRLLAAFAMPGEQRRTRRQGPAVRGGVDRRRSVRALLRAGGEIGRLHRQAPQQRPRRVVLLVDVSGSMAGYADVLLRFAHVAARRHTGHVEVFTLGTRLTRVTEPMSHRDPDTAMRAVSAAIPDWAGGTRLGEGLRAFLDTWGQRGTARGAVVVILSDGWETGDVAVLGEQVARLSRLSHRLIWANPRAGREGFAPTAGGMAAALPHCDDLVEGHSMAALEQLARVVAGAQAADRQRGVPGRRTVVAGSGGWTGA encoded by the coding sequence GTGGGTGACCGCCCCGTCCGCGCAGCCGGTGACCTCGCGCCGGACCTGACGGCGTCCGCCGTGGGACTGGCGCGCACGCTGCGTGCGGCCGGCGTCGATGCCTCGCCGGAACGGGTCCACGCGTTCCTCACGGCGCTCGGGATGCTCGGGGCCGAGGACCGGCAGGCGGTCTACTGGGCTGGCCGGGTGACGATGTGCGCCGGACCCGATGACGTCGAACGCTACGACCGGGTCTTCGCCGCGTTCTTCGACGGCGAGTCCGTGACCGGTCGGGCCGTCGTCCGACGCCGGGTGAACCTCGGGCCGCAGGCCCTCGGCGACGCGGTCGGGGGCACTGGAGACGACGAGGTCCCCACCGTGGATGCCCAGGCGGTCACCCGACGCGCGTCCCGACAGGAGCTGTTGCGCCACCGCGACGTCAGTGACCTCGACGACCGGGAGCGCACCGAGTTGCACCGGCTGCTGGCCGCGTTCGCGATGCCCGGCGAGCAGCGGCGGACCCGTCGTCAGGGACCGGCTGTCCGAGGAGGAGTGGACCGCCGTCGCAGCGTCCGGGCGCTGCTGCGGGCCGGGGGCGAGATCGGCCGACTGCACCGGCAGGCCCCGCAGCAGCGGCCCCGTCGCGTCGTGCTCCTCGTCGACGTCAGTGGTTCCATGGCCGGCTACGCCGACGTGCTGCTGCGCTTCGCCCACGTGGCCGCCCGTCGACACACGGGACACGTGGAGGTGTTCACCCTCGGCACCCGCCTGACCCGCGTCACCGAGCCGATGAGCCACCGCGACCCCGACACCGCGATGCGCGCGGTGTCGGCAGCCATCCCGGACTGGGCTGGGGGGACGCGGCTCGGCGAGGGGCTGCGCGCCTTCCTCGACACCTGGGGGCAGCGGGGGACGGCCCGTGGAGCTGTGGTCGTCATCCTGTCCGACGGGTGGGAGACCGGTGACGTGGCTGTCCTCGGCGAGCAGGTCGCTCGGTTGTCGCGTCTGTCGCACCGGCTCATCTGGGCGAACCCGCGGGCGGGGCGTGAGGGTTTCGCGCCGACGGCGGGCGGGATGGCCGCGGCGCTGCCGCACTGCGACGACCTGGTCGAGGGGCACTCGATGGCCGCGCTGGAACAGCTGGCGCGGGTGGTCGCCGGCGCTCAGGCGGCCGACCGGCAGCGTGGCGTCCCCGGGCGGCGTACTGTCGTGGCCGGATCAGGAGGGTGGACAGGTGCGTGA
- a CDS encoding XdhC family protein has translation MREELGTLRSWQRDGVRFALATVVATSQSAPRPAGAVLAVHPDGEVLGSVSGGCVEGAVVEVATEVLETGVPQRVRYGISDDEAFAVGLTCGGTIEVFVRTVAPGDLDLDALALDLEADAPVAVAVVVDGERAGATVAIRPEGVTGSTGDEGLDHAVVADARGMLQQGATGLRHYGPHGERRIDDVGVFVAAFAPRPRMLVFGAIDFAGAVASIGRFLGYHVTVCDARARFATQARFPDADEVVVAWPHRYLSETDIDARTVICVLTHDPKFDVPVLEGALRTDAAYVGVMGSRRTHEDRLARLREAGVSETQLERLRSPIGLDLGARTPQETAVSIAAEILLERHGGSGARLTDTVGPIHREREPV, from the coding sequence GTGCGTGAGGAGCTCGGGACCCTCCGAAGCTGGCAGCGTGACGGGGTCCGTTTCGCGCTCGCGACGGTGGTGGCCACGTCACAGAGCGCACCGCGGCCGGCGGGCGCGGTGCTCGCGGTGCACCCGGACGGCGAGGTGCTCGGCAGCGTGTCCGGCGGTTGCGTCGAGGGTGCCGTCGTCGAGGTGGCGACCGAGGTGCTCGAGACCGGCGTGCCCCAGCGTGTCCGCTACGGCATCTCGGACGACGAGGCGTTCGCGGTGGGACTCACCTGCGGGGGCACCATCGAGGTGTTCGTCCGGACGGTCGCGCCAGGCGATCTCGACCTCGATGCGCTGGCCTTGGACCTGGAGGCCGACGCGCCCGTCGCCGTCGCCGTCGTCGTCGACGGTGAGCGTGCCGGCGCGACCGTGGCGATCCGGCCCGAGGGCGTGACCGGGTCGACGGGTGACGAGGGGCTCGATCACGCCGTCGTCGCGGACGCCCGCGGGATGCTCCAGCAGGGCGCGACGGGCTTGCGGCACTACGGCCCTCACGGCGAGCGCCGCATCGACGATGTCGGGGTGTTCGTCGCCGCCTTCGCGCCGCGCCCGCGCATGCTGGTCTTCGGTGCCATCGACTTCGCCGGAGCCGTGGCGTCCATCGGCCGCTTCCTCGGCTACCACGTCACCGTCTGTGACGCCCGGGCCCGGTTCGCAACGCAGGCGCGGTTCCCCGACGCCGACGAGGTCGTGGTGGCCTGGCCACACCGCTACCTGAGCGAGACCGACATCGATGCGCGCACCGTCATCTGCGTGCTGACCCACGATCCGAAGTTCGACGTGCCCGTCCTCGAGGGGGCGCTCCGGACCGACGCGGCCTACGTCGGGGTCATGGGCAGCCGTCGCACCCACGAGGATCGGCTCGCCCGGCTGCGCGAGGCAGGGGTCAGCGAGACGCAGCTGGAGCGGCTGCGGTCACCGATCGGGCTCGACCTCGGGGCGAGGACCCCGCAGGAGACCGCCGTGTCCATCGCGGCCGAGATCCTCCTGGAGCGCCACGGCGGTTCCGGTGCGCGGTTGACCGACACCGTCGGACCGATCCACCGCGAGCGCGAACCGGTCTGA